A genomic region of Papaver somniferum cultivar HN1 chromosome 7, ASM357369v1, whole genome shotgun sequence contains the following coding sequences:
- the LOC113296386 gene encoding erbin-like, translated as MNAFRNMKLTASSISKLRHIRYLNLSHCELGNVINDLSSLYNLQTLVLCGSKFQELPRNIGSLKNMRHLNISCTMITALPDSIISLCNLKTLDLSQCTEFQAFPRGIEAWEYIRCIDVSGTKVKELPDCISCYKYLSKLKFTLSKNLEALPRDIGKSELVSTKELSSLSLFYKVYFKMVILLKLEELKAAQIFKVLCKLNSIEAKEFVAFPGPAPTFLSDFLSAPTSST; from the exons ATGAATGCTTTCAGAAACATGAAGTTAACAGCTTCTTCGATAAGCAAGTTGAGACATATAAGATACCTAAACCTCTCACATTGCGAACTCGGTAATGTCATAAATGATCTCAGTAGTCTATACAATTTACAGACGCTAGTATTATGTGGTAGTAAGTTTCAAGAGCTTCCTAGAAATATTGGGTCTTTGAAAAATATGAGGCATCTTAATATATCTTGTACGATGATAACAGCATTACCTGATTCTATCATTAGCCTCTGTAACTTAAAGACTCTGGACCTCTCTCAGTGCACTGAATTTCAAGCGTTCCCTAGAGGTATTGAAGCGTGGGAATATATTAGGTGCATTGACGTCTCAGGTACGAAGGTCAAAGAGTTACCTGACTGTATTTCATGTTACAAATATTTATCAAAGCTGAAGTTCACTTTGTCCAAGAACTTAGAAGCATTACCTAGAGATATTGGGAAATCGGAACTTGTCAG TACTAAGGAGTTGTCGAGCTTATCTTTGTTCTACAAGGTTTACTTCAAAATGGTAATCCTCTTGaagcttgaagaattgaaagcTGCACAAATTTTCAAGGTTTTATGCAAGCTCAACTCTATAGAAGCAAAGGAGTTTGTTGCTTTCCCAGGTCCAGCTCCGACATTTCTGTCAGATTTTCTGTCAGCTCCGACAAGTTCAACGTGA
- the LOC113300153 gene encoding putative disease resistance protein RGA3, whose amino-acid sequence MAAEMILVTGATEILNKLGYVIAQEIGLAWGVEDDLKKLQSTLQMIAEVTDDAEKKQLSDSSVRLWLERLKDAAYDADDVLDEFSYEVMRRREIGRLKFKVCDLVSSSNPLAFRLKMARKVAHINKIFDEICKEKDRFQLQMVSSSTSSGRSSGHKNRETVAFGEDSEIVGRKNDKSKIVELLIGSMALGDTNQKEKISVVPIVGMGGIGKTSLAQLVYKDASIVKHFETRIWVCMSNHFDFNEILGGIMESMTRTKCDSTISLDTLVNLVQERLTGRKYLLVLDDLWSQNIEEWITLKRWLAVGAMGSKVLVTTRINQVASIVQGMIPPYILQQISTDECWSIIKEEALAPGGALETPGMTEIGKEIARKCCGLSRAARSIGV is encoded by the coding sequence ATGGCGGCCGAGATGATTCTTGTTACTGGTGCAACTGAAATCTTGAACAAGTTGGGTTATGTTATTGCTCAAGAGATTGGTTTGGCTTGGGGTGTCGAGGATGACCTTAAAAAGCTTCAAAGCACCTTGCAGATGATTGCAGAGGTAACAGATGACGCTGAGAAGAAGCAATTAAGCGATAGCTCAGTGAGACTTTGGCTGGAACGGCTTAAAGATGCAGCTTATGATGCTGATGATGTGTTGGATGAGTTCTCATATGAAGTTATGCGGCGGCGGGAAATAGGCAGATTGAAATTCAAGGTATGCGATCTTGTTTCATCTTCCAACCCACTTGCATTTCGCTTAAAGATGGCTCGTAAAGTCGCacatatcaataaaatatttgaTGAAATTTGTAAAGAGAAGGATAGATTTCAGCTGCAGATGGTTAGTAGTAGTACTTCTTCTGGTCGCAGTAGTGGGCATAAAAACCGAGAAACTGTAGCCTTTGGGGAGGATTCAGAAATTGTTGGACGGAAAAATGATAAGTCAAAGATAGTGGAGTTGCTGATCGGCTCAATGGCATTAGGCGATACgaatcaaaaggaaaaaatttCTGTGGTACCCATAGTGGGTATGGGGGGAATTGGGAAGACTTCATTGGCTCAGTTGGTTTACAAAGATGCTTCAATAGTGAAACACTTCGAAACAAGAATCTGGGTCTGCATGTCGAATCATTTTGATTTCAATGAGATATTAGGAGGCATAATGGAATCAATGACTAGAACCAAGTGTGATTCAACCATTAGTTTGGATACGCTGGTAAACCTTGTTCAAGAAAGACTAACCggaagaaaatatttgctagtacTTGATGATTTATGGAGTCAGAACATCGAGGAATGGATTACACTGAAGAGATGGTTGGCGGTTGGTGCTATGGGAAGTAAAGTTTTAGTCACAACTCGTATAAACCAAGTTGCATCGATTGTTCAAGGGATGATTCCTCCATACATATTACAGCAGATATCCACAGATGAATGCTGGTCTATTATCAAAGAAGAAGCATTAGCCCCTGGTGGGGCTTTAGAGACTCCTGGAATGACAGAAATAGGAAAAGAGATAGCTAGAAAGTGTTGCGGTTTGTCACGTGCGGCAAGATCTATTGGAGTCTGA